AATAAGGGCAACAGGAGAGCAGGCGCAATGCAAAGCAGTTTTCAAGCTGCGTGTTGGAGGAGAATTTTCAACACGTTCAGTCAATTCATCCAGCGACACTAAACGCCTACGGTGTGAAACCTCCTCCTGTTTGTTTTCTAATATTTCATGCAAGATGCTCATTTTTTTGTCTCGGAAAGCGAGATATCCTCCTTAGAATTACCATTAATCGACGTGAGAGAATTCGATGAATTCCTGAAGTTTTCGTTTGGCTGCGCCTGATTTCAAGGTCTCGAGCGAAATCTGAACGGCGTCCTGTAAGTTCGGCGTTTTGCCGCCAACCCAGATAGCAGCGGCTGCATTAAGCACGATTGCCCGTTGACATGGCGATGATTCTTCCCTGAGTGAATTCCTAAGCATGACGGCGTTCTCATCAGGCGTTTGCCCTGCCGCAATTTCACTAATTTGAACACGTTTAATGCCAAATTCTTCCGGCTCGATGGACTGCTCTGTTATATGGCCATTATCCAAGCATACCATCAATGTCTGACCAATCGGCGACATTTCGTCAATGCCATCAATTCCAAAAGCAACAACCGCCTTTTCGCACCCAAGCTGGTTCAGTACGTCAGCTGCTAACCGAACAAATCGATAATCGTAAACACCCATAAACTGACGTTTCGCCTGAGCAGGATTGGTCATGGGGCCCACTAAATTGAAAAATGTTCTTACCCCAATCTCTCGCCGGGGAGCGGCGGCATATTTTAATGCCGGATGGTGCTTTGGAGCAAACATGAATCCGATGCCGATTTTATCGATAGAGTCGGCTATTTGCTCCGGGGTGCGTTCAAGATTCACTCCTAACGCTTCGAGCACATCTGCGCTACCGCATTTGCTGGACATCGCTCGATTGCCGTGCTTAGCAATCGGAACTCCAGCTGCGGCAGCAACAAAAGCGGAGGCGGTTGAAAGATTAAAAGTTTGAAGTTTATCCCCGCCTGTGCCGCATGTATCGACAAGATCAGGGCTTTTGGCGTGTACGGGCACAACACGATCCCTCATCGCTTGGACAAATCCCGCGATTTCCTCCGCGGTTTCACCCTTTATTCGAAGGATTCCCAGCAGAAATCCAATCTGTGCGGCTGTCGCAAGCCCGTCAACAATCTCCCCCATGACAGACTCTGCCTCTGCCGATGTCAAATTATTCCCGCCGATAATGTGCGCAAACGATTCTTGAATAGTCATAATAAGTTGCTACACATCATTGTAACATGCTTTTGCCCCCAACGCAATTACCAGGGGGAGAGTATTCAGCAATTAGCTGTCAGCCATCAGCTAAAAAGGATTTTCGTGTGTTAGCGGCGAATACAATAATCATTATCTATCCAAAGGAGTCAGCGCCACATGATCGTTCTACCCATCAAGTCTTACTTTTACGACTATGACCTTGGACAGGTTATTAGCAATATCACCTTCGTTCGATGGCTTGAGCATGGACGGTGTTATTTGTTGGATAATTCGCCTTGGCCTGTCACGCGGCTATTCGAGAATAAGATGTCGCCGATTGTGATGGAGACACGGATTGAGTATAAACGTGTCATGCGGCTCGGGATGGATGTACAGCTTAAGATGTGGTTGGGAGGTCTGAG
This is a stretch of genomic DNA from bacterium. It encodes these proteins:
- the trpD gene encoding anthranilate phosphoribosyltransferase — its product is MTIQESFAHIIGGNNLTSAEAESVMGEIVDGLATAAQIGFLLGILRIKGETAEEIAGFVQAMRDRVVPVHAKSPDLVDTCGTGGDKLQTFNLSTASAFVAAAAGVPIAKHGNRAMSSKCGSADVLEALGVNLERTPEQIADSIDKIGIGFMFAPKHHPALKYAAAPRREIGVRTFFNLVGPMTNPAQAKRQFMGVYDYRFVRLAADVLNQLGCEKAVVAFGIDGIDEMSPIGQTLMVCLDNGHITEQSIEPEEFGIKRVQISEIAAGQTPDENAVMLRNSLREESSPCQRAIVLNAAAAIWVGGKTPNLQDAVQISLETLKSGAAKRKLQEFIEFSHVD
- a CDS encoding thioesterase family protein, which gives rise to MIVLPIKSYFYDYDLGQVISNITFVRWLEHGRCYLLDNSPWPVTRLFENKMSPIVMETRIEYKRVMRLGMDVQLKMWLGGLRRSGWTLEFEFVEVGNDAPIVRATQSGCFVNLDTIRPVPIPIELQDYFREVLQP